The Sedimentisphaera salicampi genome includes a region encoding these proteins:
- a CDS encoding beta-L-arabinofuranosidase domain-containing protein, protein MAAKLKLTILVLCSLMMPCFAGDLDFLEGGEIQPEGWIKEQMRLDLEQGYYGEYDKVNHTVTHNLFVKKDRISGERYYGLKCWWSGEHEGYWKDGVLRMAFLSGHNAYKEKAIEWLDEIVAAQDQYIGIYKAGNEPNTRFNHTGLNGELWTQSRIFQALIAGYEFTGDQKYFNAVKKAVDLTIAEDPGNYFNAKKGGASHGVGFFDTLWYLHNETGNEKYSSYAVKLYNDFNTGTPRDDDLKTDILLSNKYFQTHGAHIAEGFFVPQFIASLTDYEKYDKAADRALEKLKYHLTPSGAMVCAENVKGSPGTADAGYEYCGIAELVQSLTKLTALTGKAEVAQIAEEMTLNAGQGARLPVLKGVSYLSTDNRIAASPEGHGQRHAVKSWFKVDTFLFSFLLRFNDIFRSGGSPKGDRNGGIYHAAKCTASGIR, encoded by the coding sequence ATGGCGGCAAAATTAAAGCTAACTATTCTTGTTTTGTGTTCTCTGATGATGCCCTGCTTTGCTGGCGACTTGGATTTTCTGGAAGGCGGCGAAATTCAGCCCGAAGGCTGGATAAAAGAGCAGATGCGTCTTGACCTTGAACAAGGGTATTACGGAGAGTATGACAAGGTCAACCATACAGTTACCCATAATCTGTTTGTCAAAAAGGATAGAATCAGCGGAGAAAGATATTACGGCCTTAAATGCTGGTGGAGCGGCGAGCACGAGGGCTACTGGAAAGACGGTGTTCTGCGTATGGCCTTCCTTTCCGGTCATAATGCCTACAAGGAAAAAGCGATTGAATGGCTTGATGAGATCGTGGCGGCTCAAGACCAATACATCGGGATCTACAAGGCAGGAAACGAGCCGAATACCCGTTTCAATCATACCGGATTGAATGGTGAGCTTTGGACTCAGAGCCGAATTTTTCAGGCTCTTATAGCAGGGTATGAGTTTACAGGAGATCAGAAATACTTTAATGCGGTAAAAAAGGCTGTTGATCTAACCATAGCCGAAGACCCCGGAAACTATTTTAATGCAAAAAAAGGGGGTGCAAGCCATGGAGTTGGATTCTTTGATACGCTCTGGTATCTCCATAATGAAACAGGAAATGAGAAATATTCCTCTTACGCTGTAAAGCTCTACAACGATTTCAATACAGGCACGCCCCGAGACGATGACCTCAAAACCGATATCCTCCTGAGCAACAAATATTTCCAAACACACGGAGCTCATATAGCAGAGGGGTTCTTTGTTCCGCAGTTTATCGCTTCTCTAACTGATTATGAGAAGTATGATAAGGCCGCAGACAGGGCTCTTGAGAAGCTCAAATACCACCTCACCCCGAGCGGGGCGATGGTATGTGCGGAGAATGTTAAAGGCAGCCCCGGCACAGCGGATGCCGGCTATGAGTACTGCGGGATTGCTGAATTAGTCCAGTCGCTCACAAAACTTACTGCCTTAACAGGCAAGGCTGAAGTTGCTCAGATTGCAGAAGAAATGACACTAAACGCAGGTCAGGGGGCTCGTTTGCCTGTTCTAAAAGGCGTTTCTTATTTAAGTACGGATAACAGAATTGCCGCATCCCCAGAGGGCCACGGACAGCGCCATGCTGTCAAGTCCTGGTTTAAAGTTGACACTTTTCTTTTCTCTTTTCTATTACGATTTAACGATATATTCCGTAGTGGAGGGAGCCCGAAGGGCGACCGGAACGGAGGAATATATCACGCTGCCAAGTGCACCGCCTCTGGTATTCGATAG
- a CDS encoding LamG-like jellyroll fold domain-containing protein: protein MTNIYKILVFICCLSVSSSLFAGAIVPGFDDAQAMVDYTERQCGNADDMGGITGSGTITFAAKFTPSESDTTKTDGPVVILEVGGVHYGNGIYICDGMLTFASKGANGIGGTGSSIDGLYDTDASDNTAAVAMAPVYPDVETEVVASFNTNTGELIVLINGRLYTETITGTSGTANLSGDTSVTFLGSTPVGGGNCFDYGGLGYPQDPIPELLVQGNSDTLAGTSGMEMRGQIFNDVIDMEQLPRNPVPANGAVNVDPAAVTSLQFDTAGDPADTSNPNPDVTGHFVTAYSTYDPQDPSNNVEAVSAFIPAGSDPMQVPISFALGEEIYWQVEEQISGAAEGSASNILGPVWHFEALPAIPAITASPEDAADFPGSELTFNAAFTSKSAASVEWVKAGDPEILLNDSDPDITITSGQHGDNYTSTLTIGNIEKADQGEYFCRASNADGNADSDSARLGVKRMIGYWPLDGDYLDYSGDEHHADPNTTPLASQWVDGVNPDMTGQALDTEPNALVAAETEPFVPAEFTDEISITLWLKWAGPEITPTDWTGLVCSKHLDFEDNWWFGLGSDGQVNINQPNYNPVTAPEAHYLTSGEWAYVALVNNEDMQGKLYVNGSLVVEGEPYKTGRAELPVQLMSDRRDEEGVLWRPTYGVFDEIKMYNYALTTEEIAQEYYDITGQDGFCKDPYSQELQFDFNGDCKVDLADFAMMAIDWNESNLYPQLD from the coding sequence ATGACGAATATATATAAAATTCTTGTATTTATATGTTGTCTTTCTGTTTCATCATCACTTTTTGCAGGGGCGATTGTTCCCGGATTTGATGATGCGCAGGCTATGGTCGATTATACAGAAAGGCAGTGCGGCAACGCCGATGATATGGGGGGCATAACCGGCTCCGGCACAATCACTTTTGCTGCGAAATTCACCCCGTCCGAATCTGATACCACTAAAACAGACGGCCCTGTCGTTATACTTGAGGTAGGCGGCGTGCATTATGGCAACGGAATCTATATCTGTGATGGTATGCTTACGTTCGCCTCAAAGGGTGCTAACGGAATAGGCGGGACAGGCAGTTCAATCGACGGCCTGTATGATACCGACGCATCAGACAATACAGCAGCAGTTGCTATGGCTCCTGTTTATCCGGATGTTGAAACAGAGGTTGTGGCTTCTTTCAACACAAATACAGGCGAGCTGATTGTGCTAATCAACGGCCGGCTTTATACCGAAACAATTACCGGAACATCCGGCACTGCGAATCTCTCAGGCGATACTTCTGTAACTTTCCTTGGTTCTACTCCGGTAGGCGGCGGAAACTGCTTTGATTACGGCGGCCTTGGATACCCCCAAGACCCCATACCTGAGCTGCTTGTGCAGGGTAATTCTGACACATTAGCCGGCACCTCCGGGATGGAAATGCGAGGACAGATTTTTAATGATGTTATCGATATGGAGCAGCTTCCGAGGAATCCTGTGCCTGCAAACGGGGCAGTAAATGTTGACCCCGCTGCTGTTACTTCGCTTCAGTTTGATACTGCCGGCGACCCGGCTGACACTTCTAACCCCAATCCCGATGTTACCGGCCATTTTGTTACAGCATATTCCACTTACGACCCACAAGACCCGAGTAATAATGTTGAAGCGGTGAGTGCATTTATCCCTGCCGGCAGCGATCCGATGCAGGTTCCAATATCTTTCGCCCTGGGCGAGGAGATCTACTGGCAGGTGGAAGAGCAGATCAGCGGGGCAGCAGAGGGCTCTGCGAGCAACATCCTTGGCCCTGTCTGGCATTTCGAGGCTCTACCTGCGATACCTGCTATCACAGCCTCACCTGAGGACGCCGCAGACTTCCCGGGCTCTGAGCTAACTTTCAATGCTGCATTTACCAGCAAATCGGCTGCCTCTGTTGAATGGGTGAAGGCAGGAGATCCCGAAATCCTCCTCAATGACAGCGACCCCGATATAACTATAACCAGCGGCCAGCACGGTGATAATTACACTTCAACTCTTACTATTGGGAATATTGAAAAGGCCGATCAGGGCGAATATTTCTGCCGCGCGAGCAACGCTGACGGAAATGCCGATTCTGATTCTGCCAGACTTGGCGTGAAGCGTATGATTGGCTACTGGCCTCTCGACGGCGATTATCTGGACTATTCTGGCGATGAACATCACGCAGACCCGAACACCACGCCTCTGGCAAGTCAGTGGGTTGACGGCGTTAACCCTGATATGACAGGGCAGGCACTTGATACAGAGCCTAATGCGCTCGTGGCAGCTGAGACTGAGCCATTTGTTCCAGCAGAGTTTACTGATGAAATTTCCATTACTCTGTGGCTCAAATGGGCAGGCCCTGAGATAACTCCTACAGATTGGACAGGCCTTGTTTGTTCAAAACATCTTGATTTTGAAGATAACTGGTGGTTTGGTCTCGGCTCTGATGGGCAGGTTAATATCAATCAGCCCAATTACAACCCTGTTACTGCGCCTGAAGCACACTATCTTACATCAGGTGAATGGGCTTATGTAGCATTAGTGAACAACGAAGATATGCAGGGTAAGCTGTATGTTAACGGTTCTCTGGTTGTAGAAGGCGAGCCTTACAAAACTGGCAGGGCTGAACTTCCCGTTCAGCTTATGAGTGATAGGCGTGATGAGGAAGGCGTTCTTTGGCGTCCTACCTACGGCGTGTTCGATGAGATCAAGATGTACAACTACGCACTCACAACCGAAGAGATTGCTCAGGAGTATTACGATATTACAGGTCAGGATGGTTTCTGTAAGGATCCGTATTCTCAAGAGCTTCAGTTCGATTTCAATGGAGACTGCAAGGTTGATTTGGCTGATTTCGCTATGATGGCCATAGACTGGAACGAATCTAACCTTTATCCCCAGCTCGATTAA
- a CDS encoding beta-L-arabinofuranosidase domain-containing protein produces the protein MPYYVEGMWMRSQEGLTAQLLGPCTVNTSVKGTKVQVKEITAYPFSDKIEFAVSPEKPVEFALSLRIPEAAEGVKISGAKQFHRKGNYLTIKRTWESGDKFTVSFDFPIDIIKDDPDSQYYFQRGPLVYVLPIDYEMELLPEGKVYDTKATDRTGWNYKLPRKPEFFCEKIQGDYLHPWAKPSVQLSGKMLNEEGELVNVNLKPIGSTVLRRTSFPMESKQD, from the coding sequence ATGCCTTATTATGTTGAAGGTATGTGGATGAGAAGCCAAGAAGGGCTCACTGCCCAGCTATTAGGCCCATGCACTGTTAATACATCTGTGAAGGGAACGAAGGTGCAGGTTAAAGAGATAACGGCTTATCCGTTCTCTGATAAGATTGAGTTTGCTGTTTCTCCTGAGAAACCTGTTGAGTTTGCTCTGTCTCTGCGTATTCCTGAAGCAGCCGAAGGAGTGAAGATCTCCGGCGCGAAGCAGTTCCACCGTAAAGGCAATTATCTCACGATTAAGCGTACTTGGGAAAGCGGCGATAAATTTACTGTTTCGTTTGATTTTCCGATAGATATTATCAAGGATGATCCCGATTCACAGTATTATTTCCAAAGAGGTCCCCTTGTTTATGTTCTGCCCATTGACTATGAGATGGAGCTTCTGCCGGAGGGCAAGGTGTATGACACAAAGGCGACAGACCGAACAGGGTGGAATTATAAGCTTCCCCGCAAACCGGAATTCTTCTGTGAGAAGATTCAGGGCGATTATTTGCACCCTTGGGCAAAGCCGTCTGTTCAGCTCTCAGGCAAAATGCTTAATGAAGAGGGCGAGCTTGTTAATGTGAATCTAAAGCCAATCGGTTCAACGGTCCTTCGCCGCACAAGCTTTCCAATGGAATCAAAGCAGGATTAA
- the rpsJ gene encoding 30S ribosomal protein S10, translated as MAAEVEKIRIRMEAYDHKALDGSAKEIVEQARRTNAKVSGPVPLPTRIERYTVLRSPHVNKKAREQFEIRTHKRLIDILEANSRTVEALNRLVVPAGVFVKIKA; from the coding sequence ATGGCAGCTGAAGTTGAAAAAATACGTATCCGTATGGAAGCATACGACCACAAAGCCCTCGACGGCTCTGCGAAAGAGATTGTTGAGCAGGCGAGGCGGACAAATGCAAAGGTATCCGGCCCTGTTCCGCTTCCTACAAGGATAGAGCGCTACACCGTTCTTCGCAGTCCTCACGTGAACAAAAAAGCTCGTGAGCAGTTTGAGATTCGTACTCACAAAAGGCTTATCGATATTCTCGAAGCCAACAGCAGAACTGTAGAGGCTCTCAACAGATTGGTCGTTCCAGCGGGTGTATTTGTAAAGATCAAGGCCTAA